A genomic window from Candidatus Brocadiaceae bacterium includes:
- a CDS encoding TolC family protein has protein sequence MAVRTKRHACAVCGLVVGLACLLCTAAAGARPPHDAALPEAVEGVPALPARLTLQECFLRALAANKDIRVAQLRTESSEAGIMQAEGEFDVNLFAEAGVGRSDTPVAGVPVTRTETSDADVSMGLRRRMVTGTELELRASSRYMRDRTHTSVLNPQYSPGVTLGISQDLLKDGGVGINRTQVTIARNNLLVTEEGFRDTAMRTLLEVEEAYWDLTYALADLEVRRKERDSADRLVKRAEGRHRAGDVALIEVTRAKARAASRSVDIVSAENRVSQTRNRLLQLMGVLDGASESAEFELVDAPPDVGFRTTLADALAVAAQERPDYRQANLAIANADLTERHAENQRLPTLQAFGEYSLAGLGDDLSDGTGDIRDGRYGSWRAGLRVEWPFPNRSARARHRIAVIQRRIALVQQADVLEQITREIADALESLRAAEARITRAVEARELAEQLLKAEERSFDLGLSDALDLLSAQQDLAAAERDEIGARTDYASALAALYRAQGDLLQRKGVALIAREPAAASE, from the coding sequence GTGGCCGTACGAACGAAACGGCACGCATGCGCCGTCTGCGGCCTCGTCGTTGGCCTGGCCTGCCTGCTGTGCACCGCTGCGGCCGGCGCCAGGCCTCCGCATGATGCAGCACTGCCCGAGGCGGTGGAGGGCGTCCCGGCCCTGCCGGCCCGGCTGACACTACAGGAGTGCTTCCTCCGCGCGCTGGCGGCGAACAAGGACATCCGGGTGGCCCAGCTTCGGACGGAGTCGTCGGAGGCCGGCATCATGCAGGCGGAGGGCGAGTTCGACGTCAACCTCTTTGCCGAGGCCGGCGTCGGCCGCAGCGACACGCCCGTGGCGGGTGTGCCTGTGACGCGCACCGAGACGTCCGACGCCGACGTGTCCATGGGGCTGCGCAGGCGCATGGTCACGGGCACGGAGCTGGAGCTGAGGGCGTCGAGCCGCTACATGCGCGACCGGACCCACACGAGCGTCCTGAACCCCCAGTACAGCCCGGGCGTGACGCTGGGCATCAGCCAGGACCTGCTGAAGGACGGCGGCGTGGGGATCAACCGTACGCAGGTGACCATCGCGCGCAACAACCTGCTCGTGACGGAGGAGGGATTCCGTGACACGGCGATGCGGACGCTCCTTGAGGTGGAGGAGGCCTACTGGGACCTGACCTACGCGCTGGCGGACCTGGAGGTGCGGCGCAAGGAACGCGACAGCGCCGACCGTCTCGTGAAGCGGGCTGAGGGACGCCACCGGGCGGGCGACGTGGCGCTGATCGAGGTGACGCGCGCGAAGGCGCGCGCGGCCTCCCGGTCGGTGGACATCGTGAGCGCCGAGAACCGGGTCAGCCAGACCAGGAACCGGCTCCTGCAACTGATGGGCGTGCTGGACGGCGCCTCGGAGTCGGCCGAGTTCGAGCTTGTGGACGCCCCGCCGGACGTCGGCTTCCGGACGACGCTGGCCGACGCGCTGGCCGTCGCCGCGCAGGAGCGGCCGGACTACAGGCAGGCGAACCTGGCGATCGCCAACGCCGATCTGACCGAGCGACATGCGGAGAACCAGCGCCTGCCGACGCTGCAGGCATTCGGTGAATACAGCCTGGCCGGCCTGGGCGACGACCTCTCCGACGGCACGGGCGACATCCGGGACGGGCGCTACGGGAGCTGGCGGGCCGGGCTGCGCGTCGAGTGGCCCTTCCCGAACCGATCGGCGCGTGCCCGGCACCGGATCGCCGTGATCCAGCGGCGGATCGCGCTGGTGCAGCAGGCGGACGTGCTCGAGCAGATCACGCGCGAGATCGCCGACGCCCTGGAGTCCCTGCGGGCGGCCGAGGCGCGGATCACGCGGGCGGTCGAGGCCCGGGAGCTGGCCGAGCAGCTCCTGAAGGCCGAGGAGCGGAGCTTCGACCTGGGCCTCTCGGACGCCCTGGACCTCCTGAGCGCCCAGCAGGACCTGGCGGCCGCCGAGCGGGACGAAATCGGCGCCCGCACCGACTACGCCTCCGCCCTCGCCGCCCTCTACCGCGCCCAGGGCGACCTGCTCCAACGCAAGGGCGTGGCCCTGATCGCGCGCGAACCGGCCGCAGCGTCCGAGTAG
- a CDS encoding Gfo/Idh/MocA family oxidoreductase has product MSGKRIRIGQIGIGHNHAEGNMESLRKLPDLFEIVGVAEADPEWKERRGGLPCYRGLEWVSEDELLAMPHLDAVAVETDGFELVPTAQRCAERGLHVHLDKPGGESFPAFRRLLETCEQKGLAIQLAYAYRYNPAIRFAIGAVRAGWLGEIFEIHAVMSRYDGDNAAYRRWLAQFKGGAMFIFAGYLVDVVVTMLGRPDRVVPFLKRTRDDGLIDNGLAVLEYEHATATLRVSVEEVDGMQHRRLIVCGTEGTVEICPLEAPGGRYETQPLTARLTLKHAVPGHEAGTHQVDCGPMGDRYAPQLREFAEIIRGAKVNPFDYKHELLVQETLLAAAGYGERQSSCH; this is encoded by the coding sequence ATGAGCGGAAAGCGCATCAGGATCGGGCAGATCGGCATCGGACACAACCATGCCGAGGGCAACATGGAATCGCTGCGCAAGCTCCCCGATCTCTTCGAGATCGTCGGCGTCGCCGAGGCCGATCCGGAGTGGAAGGAAAGACGCGGCGGCTTGCCGTGTTACCGCGGGCTGGAATGGGTTTCCGAAGACGAGCTTCTGGCCATGCCCCATCTGGATGCGGTCGCGGTGGAGACCGACGGCTTCGAACTCGTTCCGACGGCGCAGCGCTGCGCGGAACGCGGCCTGCACGTCCACCTGGACAAGCCCGGCGGGGAGTCGTTTCCGGCCTTCCGCCGATTGCTCGAGACCTGCGAACAAAAGGGCCTCGCCATTCAGCTTGCCTATGCGTACCGCTACAATCCGGCGATCCGCTTTGCGATCGGCGCGGTGCGTGCCGGCTGGCTGGGGGAGATCTTCGAGATCCATGCGGTGATGAGCCGCTACGACGGCGACAACGCCGCCTATCGCCGCTGGCTGGCGCAGTTCAAAGGCGGCGCCATGTTCATCTTCGCCGGATACCTGGTGGACGTCGTGGTGACGATGCTCGGCCGGCCGGATCGGGTTGTGCCGTTTCTGAAACGCACCCGCGACGACGGCCTCATCGACAACGGGCTGGCGGTGCTCGAATACGAGCATGCTACCGCCACCCTTCGCGTGTCGGTCGAGGAGGTCGACGGCATGCAGCACCGGCGGCTGATCGTCTGCGGGACCGAGGGCACGGTGGAGATCTGTCCGCTGGAGGCGCCGGGCGGCCGATACGAGACCCAACCGCTCACCGCGCGGCTGACCCTGAAACATGCCGTGCCCGGTCACGAGGCCGGCACCCACCAGGTCGATTGCGGTCCAATGGGTGACCGCTATGCTCCGCAACTCCGGGAGTTCGCGGAGATCATCCGGGGCGCGAAAGTCAATCCGTTCGACTACAAACACGAGCTGCTGGTGCAGGAAACACTGCTGGCGGCGGCGGGATACGGAGAAAGGCAGTCGTCATGTCACTGA
- a CDS encoding HlyD family efflux transporter periplasmic adaptor subunit: MAAALSLILALGQGQGGGGAPAADVALPAVITAEGTAEAIEPRDVFWNVELNGAFAPTITRIVPEWSRVQAGDVIAELQTPWLEDEQRDKERLLRQAEAVARRTEAEAAAALGDLRAAVLAARTDLRGAEQHLAALQALPCAVDVAQLDARVAENEARRTEAKDRLDRMVQLSAEGLCSETELMTARHGCESRTADAAYLQSLGDWLRSQGSCFEEEKAAANVEKLRTRLKAAELRAQLESERRRLLCDASREKGVGQAKREYELSLKRTQALTVRAPAAGEILYGDRDGYWLHMEGQRFGPGAPVFYGQRIASVVDPGQVRVAAKVPEEELLRVKEGDRAEIGFPGVPDTVYRGAVESVLALVSTSRRETAETATQILDSEGCVLVAVSDAGRRVRPGMKADVRIFPGPDDAAAWEPVHRVPDSRLGRPALLLRGRLAAESTHQIRCPFQGRLISVVPAGTPVKEGEVVATLVPDLAVDWRAQDASELARLEVLRRASEIEVHLKEELVPLLVAEAEADVTLAQLGVEELASRPEARERIHAENERSEAEWQLEWAKRRLESCADLVAEGNARAADVRQAELQVGRAEATLAEKDAILQDILAGAAALERVAARAGLKRARAALARTRALAELDVREAEAELQTAGARLEAYRAQAERRLRKAGRAEIVSPVNGLVAWCWAEKGSELQQGWHFMGIADMEQAAVHAMLDESDYFKVRRGAPARLTLAGVPGRTFSGRVTDVVAWPELAHWTRQYVGETRVRDGRLFQVVVALDEEPPLCIGMSAMVEVFPLPEGAAATPAGEGEATSSEGASHG; encoded by the coding sequence GTGGCGGCAGCGTTGTCGCTGATCCTGGCCCTTGGGCAGGGCCAGGGCGGTGGAGGTGCGCCGGCCGCTGACGTCGCTCTGCCAGCGGTCATCACCGCCGAGGGAACGGCCGAGGCCATTGAACCGCGAGACGTCTTCTGGAACGTCGAGTTGAACGGAGCGTTCGCGCCGACGATCACCAGAATCGTCCCCGAGTGGAGCCGCGTGCAGGCGGGCGACGTGATCGCGGAACTCCAGACCCCGTGGCTTGAAGACGAACAGCGCGACAAGGAGCGACTGTTGCGCCAGGCGGAGGCCGTTGCGCGTCGGACCGAGGCGGAGGCGGCTGCCGCGTTGGGGGATCTGCGGGCCGCCGTGCTCGCGGCCCGCACGGACCTGCGTGGTGCGGAGCAGCACCTGGCCGCTCTCCAGGCCCTCCCGTGTGCCGTGGACGTGGCGCAACTCGACGCGCGGGTCGCCGAGAACGAGGCCCGACGGACGGAGGCCAAGGATCGGTTGGACCGAATGGTCCAGCTCAGTGCAGAAGGTCTCTGCTCCGAGACAGAACTGATGACGGCCCGGCATGGCTGCGAAAGCAGGACGGCCGACGCGGCTTACCTGCAGAGCCTCGGCGATTGGCTGCGTTCGCAGGGCTCTTGCTTCGAGGAGGAGAAGGCGGCCGCGAACGTGGAGAAGCTCCGGACGAGGCTGAAGGCGGCCGAGTTGCGAGCGCAGCTCGAGTCTGAGCGCCGGCGCTTGCTCTGTGACGCCAGCCGGGAGAAAGGAGTCGGCCAGGCGAAGCGCGAATATGAACTGAGCCTCAAACGCACGCAAGCCTTGACGGTCCGCGCCCCCGCAGCGGGGGAGATCCTCTACGGAGATCGAGACGGCTACTGGCTCCACATGGAAGGTCAGCGGTTCGGGCCCGGCGCTCCCGTGTTCTACGGGCAGAGGATTGCGTCCGTCGTCGATCCGGGTCAAGTGCGGGTCGCCGCGAAGGTCCCCGAGGAGGAGCTGCTCCGCGTGAAGGAGGGGGACCGCGCCGAGATCGGCTTTCCCGGTGTGCCCGATACCGTCTACCGTGGCGCCGTAGAGTCCGTGCTTGCGTTAGTGTCGACGTCGCGGCGGGAGACTGCGGAGACCGCTACCCAGATCCTCGACAGCGAAGGCTGTGTGCTGGTGGCGGTGAGTGACGCCGGCCGGCGTGTGCGGCCGGGCATGAAGGCCGACGTGCGCATCTTCCCTGGACCCGACGACGCGGCGGCGTGGGAGCCCGTGCACCGGGTGCCGGACAGCCGGCTTGGTCGACCGGCATTGCTTCTGCGGGGCCGCCTTGCGGCGGAATCGACGCATCAGATACGCTGTCCCTTCCAGGGGAGACTGATCTCGGTTGTTCCGGCAGGCACTCCTGTCAAAGAGGGGGAGGTGGTCGCAACGCTCGTCCCCGACCTGGCGGTGGACTGGCGGGCGCAGGACGCCAGCGAGTTGGCCAGGCTGGAGGTCCTTCGGCGAGCGTCCGAGATCGAGGTGCACCTCAAGGAGGAACTCGTCCCGCTCCTCGTAGCGGAAGCCGAGGCGGACGTCACGCTCGCCCAACTGGGCGTCGAGGAGCTGGCCTCGCGACCAGAGGCGCGGGAGCGCATCCACGCGGAGAACGAGCGGTCCGAGGCCGAATGGCAACTGGAATGGGCGAAGCGTAGGCTGGAATCCTGCGCAGATCTCGTTGCCGAGGGCAATGCGCGTGCGGCCGACGTGCGTCAGGCCGAGCTTCAGGTGGGACGCGCGGAGGCCACGCTTGCCGAGAAGGACGCCATTCTGCAGGACATCCTGGCGGGCGCGGCGGCGTTGGAGCGCGTGGCGGCCCGAGCCGGGCTGAAGCGTGCGCGCGCCGCCCTTGCCCGAACCCGTGCGCTGGCCGAGCTTGACGTCAGAGAAGCCGAAGCCGAGCTCCAGACGGCAGGCGCCCGGCTCGAAGCTTACCGTGCGCAGGCCGAGCGTCGCCTCCGCAAGGCTGGCCGGGCCGAGATCGTCTCTCCGGTCAACGGCCTCGTGGCGTGGTGCTGGGCCGAGAAGGGCTCCGAGTTGCAGCAGGGCTGGCATTTCATGGGTATCGCCGACATGGAGCAGGCTGCCGTCCACGCCATGCTGGACGAATCGGACTACTTCAAGGTCCGGCGGGGCGCGCCGGCGCGTCTGACGCTGGCGGGTGTGCCCGGGCGGACGTTCAGCGGCCGCGTCACGGACGTCGTCGCCTGGCCCGAGCTCGCGCACTGGACGCGGCAGTACGTCGGGGAGACGCGCGTGCGGGATGGGCGGCTGTTCCAGGTGGTCGTGGCATTGGACGAAGAGCCGCCGTTGTGCATTGGCATGTCGGCGATGGTGGAGGTGTTCCCGCTGCCGGAGGGTGCGGCCGCGACTCCGGCGGGGGAGGGCGAGGCAACATCCAGCGAGGGAGCATCTCATGGGTAG
- a CDS encoding ABC transporter ATP-binding protein: MGSLIEVEGLSKVYGVRGGVQVRAVDDVSLKIDEGEFVGIAGPSGSGKSTLLHIMGCLDRPSGGVYRLDGRDVAALEDRELSRVRSSVVGFVFQSFNLLQRLDVVENIALPLAYQGVARAQRRRRAAEMAERVGLGDRLTHRPAELSGGQAQRAGIARALVGEPRVLFADEPTGNLDSHTAHEVLDLLIDLHREGITIAMVSHDHSIVSRCRRVLHIVDGRIHSDTFTAESTEQLAGEPSEDQPAPGQGA; the protein is encoded by the coding sequence ATGGGTAGTCTGATCGAGGTCGAGGGGCTGAGCAAGGTCTACGGCGTGCGCGGCGGCGTGCAAGTGCGCGCGGTGGACGACGTCAGCCTGAAGATCGACGAAGGCGAGTTCGTCGGGATCGCCGGGCCGTCCGGCTCGGGCAAGTCGACGCTGCTGCACATCATGGGCTGTCTGGACCGCCCGAGCGGGGGCGTCTACCGCCTGGACGGTCGGGACGTGGCGGCGCTGGAAGACCGGGAGCTGTCGCGCGTGCGCAGTTCGGTGGTCGGGTTCGTGTTCCAGTCGTTCAACCTTCTGCAGCGGCTGGACGTGGTGGAGAACATCGCGCTGCCGCTCGCCTACCAGGGTGTGGCGCGTGCCCAGAGGCGACGGCGCGCCGCCGAGATGGCGGAGCGCGTCGGCCTGGGCGACCGGCTCACGCACCGGCCGGCGGAACTGAGCGGCGGCCAGGCGCAGCGGGCCGGCATCGCCCGCGCGCTGGTCGGCGAGCCGAGGGTGCTCTTCGCTGACGAGCCGACCGGCAACCTGGACTCGCACACGGCGCACGAGGTGCTCGACCTGCTGATCGACCTGCACCGCGAGGGCATCACGATCGCCATGGTCAGCCACGACCACAGCATCGTGAGCCGCTGCCGGCGCGTGCTGCACATCGTGGACGGCCGGATCCATTCGGATACCTTCACGGCAGAGTCGACCGAGCAGCTTGCCGGCGAGCCGTCGGAGGACCAACCCGCCCCAGGCCAGGGAGCTTAG
- a CDS encoding FtsX-like permease family protein has protein sequence MRWNDILSTALVDGLARHRLRTLLSVLGVMFGVAAVIAMSGIGAGAKEEALDQIRQLGINNIRVSDAALEGEKLLEARRQGSWGLSIDDAKALKEIVPTVVSSVPVRTVEASVTRGQAEAAHARVVGTTDEFIVPMDWPVAAGRFLEAADVTNVNKVCVLGEAVRRDLFGEEGKAVGEVISVGFSPYVIVGVMSPRHMVEGKVKALSVADSNYDVYVPVTAAIYTFAHERYVSELTEISLTIDDEDLLRESAAAIHRVVSLRHREADDFSVMVPQELLEQAQATQRVFNMVMGAIAGISLLVGGIGIMNIMLAGVSERTREIGIRRAVGASRKDILLHFVTEAVCVSALGGLLGLAVGWALVKAIALYTGWRVLIAPGFVLLALCVSGAVGLTFGIFPAWQAARIDPAEAVRRE, from the coding sequence ATGCGCTGGAACGACATACTCTCGACGGCCCTGGTGGACGGTCTGGCGCGGCACCGGCTGCGCACGCTCCTGAGCGTGCTGGGCGTCATGTTCGGCGTGGCGGCGGTGATCGCCATGTCGGGCATCGGCGCCGGCGCGAAGGAGGAGGCGCTGGACCAGATCCGCCAGCTCGGCATCAATAACATCCGTGTCAGCGACGCCGCCCTGGAAGGCGAGAAGCTCCTGGAGGCCCGCCGTCAGGGCTCCTGGGGCCTCTCGATCGACGACGCGAAGGCGCTCAAAGAGATCGTCCCCACCGTCGTCTCGTCCGTGCCCGTGCGCACCGTGGAGGCGAGCGTCACGCGCGGTCAGGCCGAGGCGGCGCACGCGCGCGTGGTGGGCACGACCGACGAGTTCATCGTGCCGATGGACTGGCCGGTGGCCGCCGGGCGGTTTCTGGAGGCCGCCGACGTGACGAACGTCAACAAGGTCTGCGTCCTGGGCGAGGCCGTGCGGCGGGACCTGTTCGGCGAGGAGGGGAAGGCGGTCGGGGAGGTGATCTCGGTCGGCTTCTCCCCGTACGTCATCGTCGGCGTGATGTCGCCCCGCCACATGGTGGAGGGCAAGGTGAAGGCACTCAGCGTCGCCGACTCGAACTACGACGTCTACGTGCCGGTGACGGCGGCGATCTACACCTTCGCGCACGAGCGCTACGTGAGCGAACTGACCGAGATCAGCCTGACCATCGACGACGAGGACCTGCTGCGCGAGTCGGCCGCCGCCATCCACCGCGTGGTCTCTCTTCGGCACCGCGAGGCGGACGATTTCAGCGTGATGGTGCCCCAGGAGCTGCTGGAGCAGGCGCAGGCGACCCAGCGCGTCTTCAACATGGTCATGGGCGCCATCGCCGGCATCTCGCTGCTTGTGGGCGGCATCGGCATCATGAACATCATGCTGGCCGGCGTGAGCGAGCGCACGCGCGAGATCGGCATCCGGCGTGCGGTCGGCGCGAGCCGGAAGGACATCCTGCTGCACTTCGTGACCGAGGCGGTGTGCGTGAGCGCGCTGGGCGGTCTTCTGGGCCTGGCCGTCGGCTGGGCGCTGGTGAAGGCCATTGCGCTCTATACGGGCTGGCGCGTGCTGATCGCGCCGGGGTTCGTGCTGCTGGCGCTCTGCGTGAGCGGAGCGGTGGGGCTGACGTTCGGCATCTTCCCGGCCTGGCAGGCGGCGCGCATCGATCCGGCCGAGGCCGTGCGCAGGGAGTGA